Proteins co-encoded in one Candidatus Tanganyikabacteria bacterium genomic window:
- a CDS encoding error-prone DNA polymerase, with amino-acid sequence MTYVELRAKSAFSFLDGASVPEELIARAKELGYPALALTDRDGLYGAPRFYKEARHAGVRALVGADLLVVESFEAFHAAAKKARTPDDVPGSRLAVLVTDRPAYKRLCRLLTLAKSRLTKPQATEFGAPLTWEELGAGCEGLFALVPPDGAGQYERAVAAFGPRDVAFEVRRHRQREDERHNRAALDAARRLGVDVVATNDVRYASPDRAALHDVLTCIRYKTTLEEAGERRLPLHAERYLKAPLEMERLFRDLPEALRASLAIAERCAFTLEDLGYRFPDYPLPPGKTPMDRLRDLVAAGCPRRYPDGVPPAVTAQVARELALIEKLDLPGYFLIVEDIVRFCRERGILVQGRGSAANSVVCYVLGITAVDPVARGLLFERFLSEDRGEWPDIDLDLPSGDLREEAIQYVYRRYGAPSGAATDGGKSAGWGTDNTPSGAAMTANVITYRGRSAVRDVGKVLGFAPEVLDRVSKSFFHHDMADRAATLARLEEAGIDPRHPRTLQLLALTSQIQHLPRHLGQHSGGMVVCQGRLDEVVPLEPATMPGRTVIVWDKEDCADLGILKIDLLGLGMMGVLQDAQPMIARYEGVAVDYGRLPDDDPAIWDMLCEADTVGVFQVESRAQMNILPRLRPRRFYDLVVSIGLIRPGPITGQMVSPFMERRAGRQEVTYPHPDLVPVLERTLGVPIFQEQVMKMSMVMAGFTGAQAERVRRAMGFKRSVEAMSDIERELRDGMAARGVTGPMADEVVKHITSFAQYGFPEAHSFSFALIAYATAYLKAHHPEAFLACLLNNWPMGFYHPSTLIRDAQRHGVAVRPVDVTRSDWNCTLEATGEPASEPLAGPAPASKPGRSQGRLAVRLGFRYVQHLREAAAQAVCAARAERPFGSLADFMRRVPLHGDEVEQLAAIGALAPLMPPGTAGGGRREALWQVQGLADYRRGLLAGAEPADEPFELETMSPMEELVADIRGTGVSTGEHPMSFARDDLRRRGILAAADLPAVPSGQWVQVGGTVIVRNRPPTAKGMLFLSLEDETGLVNVVCTPDVYDRHRSAILTSGALVIGGRLERRDGVTNIRAEQAEPLRTSGFKVVSRDFR; translated from the coding sequence ATGACTTACGTCGAACTCCGCGCCAAGAGCGCGTTTTCCTTCCTGGACGGGGCCTCGGTCCCCGAGGAGCTGATCGCGCGGGCCAAGGAGCTGGGCTACCCCGCGCTGGCCCTCACCGACCGCGACGGCCTGTATGGCGCCCCGCGCTTCTACAAGGAGGCGCGCCATGCCGGCGTGCGGGCGCTGGTCGGGGCCGATCTGCTGGTCGTCGAGTCGTTCGAGGCGTTCCATGCGGCCGCGAAGAAGGCCCGGACGCCCGACGACGTGCCCGGCTCGCGCCTGGCGGTGCTGGTGACCGATCGGCCGGCCTACAAGCGGCTCTGCCGCCTGCTCACGCTCGCCAAGAGCCGCCTCACCAAGCCGCAGGCCACCGAGTTCGGCGCGCCGCTCACCTGGGAGGAGCTCGGTGCCGGCTGCGAGGGCCTGTTCGCGCTCGTTCCCCCCGACGGCGCCGGGCAGTACGAGCGGGCGGTCGCGGCCTTCGGCCCGCGGGACGTGGCCTTCGAGGTGCGCCGGCACCGGCAGCGCGAGGACGAGCGCCACAACCGGGCGGCTCTCGACGCGGCCCGGCGCCTGGGGGTGGACGTCGTGGCCACCAACGACGTGCGCTATGCCAGCCCCGACCGCGCCGCCCTGCACGACGTGCTGACCTGCATCCGCTACAAGACGACCCTCGAGGAGGCCGGCGAGCGCCGCCTGCCGCTCCACGCCGAGCGCTACCTGAAGGCGCCGCTCGAGATGGAGCGATTGTTCCGGGATCTCCCCGAGGCCCTGCGCGCCTCGCTGGCCATTGCCGAGCGCTGCGCCTTCACGCTCGAGGATCTGGGCTACCGCTTCCCCGACTACCCGCTCCCGCCGGGCAAGACGCCGATGGACCGGTTGCGCGACCTGGTGGCCGCCGGGTGCCCCCGTCGCTACCCCGACGGCGTCCCGCCGGCCGTCACGGCCCAGGTGGCGCGCGAACTGGCGCTCATCGAGAAGCTGGATCTGCCAGGCTACTTCCTGATCGTCGAGGACATCGTGCGCTTCTGCCGCGAGCGGGGGATCCTCGTGCAGGGGCGCGGCTCGGCCGCCAACAGCGTCGTCTGCTACGTCCTGGGCATCACGGCGGTGGATCCGGTGGCCCGGGGCCTGCTCTTCGAGCGCTTCCTGTCGGAGGATCGCGGCGAGTGGCCCGACATCGATCTGGACCTGCCCAGCGGCGACCTGCGCGAGGAGGCGATTCAGTACGTCTACCGGCGTTATGGGGCCCCGTCCGGCGCCGCCACGGATGGCGGCAAAAGCGCCGGATGGGGAACCGACAACACACCCAGCGGCGCGGCCATGACGGCCAACGTCATCACCTACCGCGGGCGCAGCGCCGTGCGCGACGTGGGCAAGGTCCTGGGTTTCGCGCCCGAGGTGCTCGATCGCGTCTCCAAGAGCTTCTTCCACCACGACATGGCGGATCGCGCGGCCACGCTGGCACGCCTGGAAGAGGCCGGCATCGACCCGCGCCACCCTCGCACGCTGCAACTGCTCGCCCTTACCAGCCAGATCCAGCACCTGCCCCGCCACCTGGGCCAGCATTCGGGCGGCATGGTGGTCTGCCAGGGCCGCCTCGACGAGGTGGTGCCGCTGGAGCCCGCCACCATGCCCGGCCGCACGGTCATCGTCTGGGACAAGGAGGATTGCGCCGATCTCGGCATCTTGAAAATAGACCTGCTGGGCCTGGGGATGATGGGCGTGCTCCAGGATGCCCAGCCCATGATCGCCCGCTACGAGGGCGTTGCGGTCGATTACGGCCGCCTGCCCGACGACGATCCGGCCATCTGGGACATGCTGTGCGAGGCCGACACGGTGGGCGTCTTCCAGGTGGAGAGCCGCGCCCAGATGAACATCCTGCCCAGGTTGCGGCCCCGCCGCTTCTACGACCTGGTCGTGTCCATCGGCCTCATCCGCCCGGGACCCATCACCGGCCAGATGGTGAGCCCGTTCATGGAGCGCCGGGCCGGCCGGCAGGAGGTTACCTACCCGCACCCCGACCTGGTGCCGGTCCTGGAGCGCACGCTGGGCGTGCCCATCTTCCAGGAGCAGGTGATGAAGATGTCGATGGTCATGGCCGGCTTCACCGGCGCCCAGGCCGAACGCGTGCGCCGCGCCATGGGCTTCAAGCGCAGCGTCGAGGCCATGAGCGACATCGAGCGCGAGTTGCGCGATGGCATGGCCGCCCGCGGCGTCACGGGGCCCATGGCCGACGAGGTGGTCAAGCACATCACGTCGTTCGCCCAGTACGGCTTCCCCGAGGCCCACAGCTTCAGCTTCGCGCTCATCGCGTACGCCACGGCCTACCTCAAGGCCCACCACCCCGAGGCCTTCCTGGCCTGCCTCCTCAACAACTGGCCGATGGGCTTCTACCACCCGTCCACGCTCATCCGCGACGCCCAGCGCCACGGGGTCGCGGTGCGCCCGGTGGACGTGACCCGCTCGGACTGGAACTGCACCCTGGAAGCGACGGGAGAGCCGGCATCGGAGCCCCTGGCGGGGCCGGCGCCGGCCTCCAAGCCCGGCCGGTCGCAGGGCCGCCTGGCCGTCCGCCTGGGCTTCCGCTACGTCCAGCACCTGCGCGAGGCCGCCGCCCAGGCGGTCTGCGCGGCCCGCGCCGAGCGACCGTTCGGTTCCCTGGCCGACTTCATGCGCCGCGTGCCGCTGCATGGCGACGAGGTCGAGCAACTGGCCGCCATCGGCGCCCTGGCGCCGCTGATGCCCCCCGGCACGGCCGGCGGGGGGCGGCGGGAGGCCCTCTGGCAGGTGCAGGGCCTGGCCGACTATCGCCGGGGCTTGCTGGCCGGGGCCGAACCCGCCGACGAGCCGTTCGAACTGGAGACCATGTCCCCCATGGAGGAACTGGTGGCCGACATCCGGGGGACGGGCGTCAGCACGGGCGAGCACCCCATGTCGTTCGCCCGCGACGACTTGCGCAGGAGGGGCATCCTGGCCGCCGCCGACCTGCCGGCCGTGCCGTCGGGGCAATGGGTGCAGGTGGGGGGCACGGTCATCGTCCGCAATCGCCCGCCCACCGCCAAGGGCATGCTCTTCCTCTCGCTCGAGGACGAGACAGGCCTGGTCAACGTGGTGTGCACGCCCGATGTCTACGATCGGCACCGCAGCGCTATCCTGACCTCGGGCGCCCTCGTGATCGGCGGGCGCCTGGAGCGCCGCGACGGGGTGACCAACATCCGGGCCGAGCAGGCCGAACCGCTGCGCACGTCCGGCTTCAAGGTCGTGAGCCGCGATTTCCGGTAG